A DNA window from Arachis hypogaea cultivar Tifrunner chromosome 18, arahy.Tifrunner.gnm2.J5K5, whole genome shotgun sequence contains the following coding sequences:
- the LOC140181419 gene encoding serine/threonine-protein phosphatase 7 long form homolog: protein METSGNVEGSQMLICDHYLLPDPYNPIVEGHLWETGFYHVSHIGVVQCQSALVNALIERWRPETHTFHFPIGECSVTLEDVAVIFGLPTNSIPVTGPTLSSYEALEVECLHHFGVAPRKTECRGSFVKLTWFRRLKDHLVLDNDIQIQRIREFSWGLACLAHLYRALCRATRVDCKEIDGPLTLLLTWAWIRLPFLSPIPGNPRVFLLANRWRNWDRDERPYRYHSLAHYRRVLDDLQEGQFVWEAYAVDRIEAGVIPADIHHHSVIWSATMPLISFECIEWHASDRLRRQFGLSQGVPHQVRDLGDAHGEVLTGPKNEDWSDVHSFWVMQWTNRYSHILADPLVPLHNPLDIYMQWYRGIYGAHLQLTDLAIQENQEGHPADHQENQQQQTDPLHPAPPPPPPPVSQPETQEAPQSYIPQTQPADYFTPSVPLHQQYWGVPHFD, encoded by the exons ATGGAGACTTCGGGTAATGTTGAG GGTTCACAGATGTTAATATGTGATCATTATTTGCTACCGGATCCATATAATCCAATTGTGGAGGGGCATTTGTGGGAGACTGGATTTTATCACGTTTCGCATATTGGAGTTGTCCAATGTCAATCAGCATTGGTTAATGCTCTGATCGAAAGATGGCGGCCCGAGACTCATACTTTCCATTTTCCAATTGGCGAGTGTTCCGTGACGTTGGAGGATGTGGCGGTAATTTTTGGCCTTCCGACAAATAGTATTCCAGTTACAGGACCGACTCTGAGTAGTTATGAGGCATTAGAGGTCGAATGCCTCCATCATTTTGGTGTTGCACCCAGGAAGACAGAATGTAGAGGAAGTTTTGTAAAGTTGACTTGGTTTCGAAGACTAAAAGATCATCTAGTCTTAGATAATGATATTCAGATTCAGAG GATCAGAGAATTTAGTTGGGGTTTGGCATGTTTGGCGCACTTGTATAGAGCATTGTGTAGGGCTACTCGTGTCGACTGCAAGGAGATTGATGGACCGCTGACCCTTCTGCTTACCTGGGCTTGGATTCGTTTACCATTTCTCTCGCCTATACCAGGCAATCCTCGAGTCTTTCTGCTTGCTAATAG ATGGCGTAATTGGGACCGTGATGAACGGCCTTATAGATATCATTCTCTGGCTCACTATAGGAGGGTATTGGACGATCTGCAAGAAGGACAA TTTGTTTGGGAGGCTTATGCAGTTGATCGCATTGAGGCGGGTGTGATTCCGGCTGACATCCACCACCACTCGGTTATTTGGAGTGCAACCATGCCGCTGATCTCTTTTGAATGCATCGAGTGGCATGCGTCTGATAGGTTGAGGAGACAGTTTGGTTTGAGTCAGGGTGTGCCTCATCAAGTGCGGGACCTAGGTGATGCACATGGCGAGGTCTTGACTGGACCTAAGAATGAAGATTGGTCCGATGTGCATTCATTCTGGGTCATGCAATGGACGAATCGGTATAGTCACATTCTTGCTGATCCACTGGTTCCATTACATAATCCCTTGGATATTTACATGCAATGGTATCGGGGGATATATGGTGCCCACTTGCAACTGACCGATCTCGCAATTCAAGAGAATCAAGAGGGCCACCCAGCGGATCATCAGGAGAACCAACAGCAGCAAACAGACCCGCTACATCCAGCACCGcccccaccaccacccccagTTTCTCAACCAGAAACACAAGAGGCACCTCAGTCATATATTCCTCAGACTCAGCCCGCGGATTATTTTACTCCATCAGTTCCATTACATCAACAGTATTGGGGTGTTCCACATTTTGACTAA
- the LOC112770283 gene encoding uncharacterized protein produces the protein MRSLDLEAMHTPKFPKYMNADKPVTQSFDLVDDRFGSDNSEHIISGVNVAELPVVADGEFIVGMEFSSREAVIKAMKDYTIRRGVDYRVYKSEPTTFYAKYTQYGAGCDWLIRVSKMSKKYCWEIRRYNGSHTCTRATISQDHSELGSDTIAEAIKPLVEVDPSIKVKSVIAEVQSKFNYTVSYCKAWLAKQKAVESIFGGWEASYEALPIWFEAMCHKEPSAVANFETMPAYQGDDLVPDIRVLHRVFWSYYPCIRAFRHCKPIVQVDGTHLYEKYKGFLLVAVSQDGNNNIVPIAFVIVEGETSDEWHFFLSNLRQHVVTRDGVGLISDRHESINSAIVRSNGAWSPPRAFHIFCIRHIESNFLRKFKAPYLQKLIVNIDKFE, from the exons ATGCGCTCGCTGGATTTGGAGGCCATGCATACACCGAAATTTCCTAAGTATATGAATGCAG ATAAACCAGTGACCCAGTCATTTGACCTGGttgatgaccggttcggttctgataactcTG AGCACATAATTTCTGGTGTGAATGTAGCAGAGCTTCCTGTTGTAGCGGACGGTGAATTTATCGTGGGGATGGAATTCAGTTCTAGGGAGGCAGTGATTAAGGCGATGAAAGATTATACAATCCGTCGAGGCGTGGATTATAGGGTGTACAAGTCGGAGCCAACAACATTCTATGCTAAATATACACAGTACGGTGCTGGTTGTGACTGGCTGATCAGGGTGAGTAAAATGTCCAAAAAGTACTGTTGGGAGATAAGAAGGTACAATGGTAGTCACACGTGTACTCGAGCAACCATTTCTCAAGATCATTCCGAATTGGGTTCCgacacaattgcagaagcaattaaGCCGTTGGTAGAAGTTGACCCATCTATAAAGGTAAAATCAGTCATTGCGGAGGTACAGTCGAAGTTTAATTACACCGTAAGTTATTGCAAAGCCTGGTTAGCAAAGCAGAAGGCAGTGGAGTCAATTTTCGGCGGGTGGGAAGCTTCGTATGAAGCTTTGcccatatggtttgaggccatgtgtcacaaAGAGCCATCAGCGGTCGCTAACTTTGAAACAATGCCTGCGTACCAGGGTGATGACTTGGTTCCTGACATCCGTGTCTTACATcgagtcttctggagttattacccttgtATTAGAGCATTCCGACATTGCAAGCCAATAGTGCAGGTAGACGGAACtcatttgtatgaaaaatataaagGTTTTCTGTTGGTGGCAGTTTCTCAGGACGGCAACAACAATATTGTGCCCATTGCATTTGTGATAGTGGAGGGAGAGACATCTGACGAGTGGCACTTTTTTCTCAGTAACTTGCGACAGCATGTGGTGACGCGTGACGGTGTGGGCCTTATATCTGATAGACATGAATCCATCAACTCAGCTATTGTTCGGAGTAACGGAGCCTGGTCTCCTCCTAGGGCTTTCCACATATTTTGTATCCGGCATATAGAGTCGAACTTCTTGAGAAAGTTCAAGGCTCCGTACTTGCAGAAGCTTATCGTCAACATAGATAAATTTGAATAA